The Manihot esculenta cultivar AM560-2 chromosome 1, M.esculenta_v8, whole genome shotgun sequence genome has a window encoding:
- the LOC110601744 gene encoding kinesin-like protein KIN-7H isoform X2 has product MGAADEEPIKGSSGDEEKTLVSVRLRPLNEKETARNDVSDWECINNNTVIYRNNLSVPESSLCPTVYTFDRVFRPESSTRQVYEEGAKEVALSVVNGINSSIFAYGQTSSGKTYTMDGITEYTVVDIYDYIDKHKNREFILKFSAMEIYNESVRDLLSMDTTPLRLLDDPERGTVVERLSEETLRDWNHFKELLSVCEAQRQIGETSMNETSSRSHQILRLTIESSACGDLGNDKSSTLAASVNFVDLAGSERASQSLSAGMRLKEGCHINRSLLTLGTVIRKLSKGRNGHIPFRDSKLTRILQSSLGGNARTAIICTISPARSHVEQSRNTLLFANCAKEVTTNARVNVVVSDKALVKKLQRELARLESELRSTGSNFSTSEYTKVLREKDLQIEKLGREVLKLNQQLELVNSQVENLLRAVEDDGSSTISADPDHHYPKLRVQNSFKSENSVPYSSASEDPRFLDIRIRSFNASQCFAGDNSSNSDENFIQLVNFEENFVQTPKPSICTSSLVGDGLHGKDTEELTCENPGNLCKEVQCITTDESSEKRHGNSQMSESSPQRYAESNVSSPNVNTGTSGLTEAENEDRENQELESPQLKEEKELNCLYSDFILPSPEKPSPWLVEEGMSSSRSVKMIRSRSCRARLTSAPAYLFEKVEKNESTPPVGFGKIFKGRNKGSQRNFSALKKGHDAEESSSNGSLTSVGSAAVDGYQMQTTENAIDWKSTSSVSNSDAGMKYLIDHLEQETKSEVIQSAKSVKDVGLDPIQDDLDSAMKWASEFKRLQGEIIELWHVCSVSLVHRTYFFLLFKGDPTDSFYMEVELRKLSFLNDTFSQGKETLVDGRILSLTSSKRALNQERQMLCSQMQKKLSKEEREDIFLKWGISLSSSNRRMKLVQNLWTKTTDMDHITQGATLIAKLVGFEGQEQSLKEMFGLLNFAPQNLSRGKFSIWLRSVLSIL; this is encoded by the exons ATGGGGGCCGCTGATGAGGAGCCGATAAAGGGGTCCAGTGGTGATGAGGAAAAAACTCTTGTTTCAGTCCGCCTGAGGCCTTTGAATGAGAAGGAAACTGCAAGAAATGATGTATCAGATTGGGAATGCATCAACAATAACACTGTCATATACAGGAACAATCTTTCAGTTCCTGAGAGTTCCTTGTGCCCAACTGTCTATACATTTG ATAGAGTATTTAGGCCTGAATCCTCCACGAGGCAGGTGTATGAGGAAGGAGCTAAGGAGGTTGCACTTTCAGTTGTCAATGGTATAAACT CAAGTATATTTGCATATGGACAAACAAGTAGTGGAAAGACATATACTATGGATGGAATTACCGAGTACACTGTAGTAGATATTTATGATTATATAGACAAG CACAAGAATAGAGAGTTTATTTTGAAGTTTTCTGCTATGGAAATTTACAATGAATCTGTCCGAGACCTCCTTAGTATGGATACAACTCCTCTTCGACTTCTAGATGACCCTGAG AGAGGGACAGTTGTTGAGAGACTCTCAGAGGAGACTCTAAGGGACTGGAATCATTTCAAAGAGCTTCTATCTGTGTGTGAAG CTCAGAGACAAATAGGGGAGACATCCATGAATGAAACAAGTTCCAGATCTCATCAAATTCTGAGACTG ACAATTGAAAGTTCTGCATGCGGGGATTTAGGCAATGACAAGTCAAGCACCCTTGCAGCTAGCGTG AATTTTGTTGACCTAGCGGGAAGTGAGCGTGCATCTCAGTCTCTGTCAGCAGGCATGAGGTTAAAGGAAGGGTGCCACATAAATCGCAGTTTACTGACATTGGGGACTGTTATCCGTAAGCTAAG CAAAGGAAGAAATGGTCACATTCCTTTCAGAGATTCAAAGCTGACCCGCATATTACAGTCTTCCTTAGGAGGCAATGCTAGGACTGCCATTATCTGTACTATAAGCCCAGCACGATCCCATGTTGAGCAATCTAGGAACACCCTCCTGTTTGCCAATTGTGCTAAAGAAGTGACAACCAATGCACGTGTCAATGTTGTTGTATCTGATAAGGCACTCGTGAAGAAACTGCAAAGAGAATTAGCTAGATTGGAGAGTGAGTTGAGAAGTACAGGATCTAATTTCAGCACATCAGAATACACAAAAGTGCTGAGAGAAAAAGACCTTCAGATTGAAAAG CTAGGGAGAGAGGTTTTGAAGCTGAATCAGCAACTAGAACTGGTTAATTCCCAGGTGGAGAATCTCCTAAGAGCGGTTGAAGATGATGGATCTTCGACAATATCA GCAGATCCAGATCATCATTACCCTAAATTGCGAGtgcaaaattcatttaaatctGAAAATTCAGTGCCATATTCATCTGCATCAGAGGATCCTCGTTTCCTAGATATTCGCATCAGGTCTTTTAACGCTTCTCAGTGCTTTGCTGGAGACAATAGTAGCAATTCAGATGAGAACTTCATCCAACTTGTAAACTTTGAAGAGAATTTTGTTCAAACTCCGAAACCGTCAATTTGCACTTCTAGTCTTGTTGGTGATGGTTTGCATGGGAAGGATACCGAAGAACTGACTTGTGAAAATCCAGGCAATCTCTGCAAGGAAGTTCAGTGCATCACAACAGATGAGTCAAGTGAAAAAAGACATGGAAATTCTCAAATGTCAGAGTCTAGCCCACAGAGATATGCAGAATCAAATGTTTCATCGCCTAATGTAAACACAGGCACCTCAGGATTGACAGAGGCCGAGAATGAAGATAGAGAAAATCAAGAATTAGAGTCACCCCAACTGAAGGAAGAGAAAGAGCTGAATTGCTTGTATTCTGATTTTATATTACCGTCACCAGAAAAACCATCTCCATGGTTGGTGGAAGAAGGCATGTCTAGTTCTAGAAGTGTGAAGATGATCAGGAGTAGAAGTTGCAGAGCAAGATTGACGAGTGCACCGGCATATTTGTTTGAGAAGGTAGAAAAGAATGAAAGCACACCACCTGTGGGGTTTGGGAAAATTTTCAAAGGAAGAAATAAGGGTTCTCAAAGAAATTTTTCTGCACTGAAGAAGGGCCATGATGCTGAAGAATCATCAAGCAATGGCTCATTGACTTCTGTGGGTAGTGCTGCTGTTGATGGTTATCAAATGCAGACAACTGAAAATGCAATTGATTGGAAGAGCACTTCCAGCGTCAGTAACTCAGATGCAGGAATGAAGTACTTGATTGATCATTTG GAACAAGAAACAAAATCAGAAGTCATTCAATCAGCAAAGAGTGTAAAAGATGTAGGGTTGGATCCAATCCAAGATGACCTAGACAGTGCCATGAAGTGGGCTTCAGAATTTAAGAGGCTCCAAGGGGAGATTATTGAACTGTGGCATGTTTGCAGTGTCTCATTGGTTCACAGGACCTACTTCTTCCTTCTGTTTAAGGGTGATCCAACAGATTCTTTCTACATGGAGGTCGAGCTCAGGAAGCTCTCCTTCCTGAATGACACATTTTCCCAGGGTAAAGAAACTCTGGTTGATGGAAGAATTCTAAGTCTTACTTCAAG CAAGAGGGCTTTGAATCAAGAGAGGCAGATGCTGTGCAGCCAAATGCAGAAGAAACTCTCTAAAGAAGAGAGAGAGGATATTTTCCTTAAGTGGGGTATTTCATTGAGTTCAAGCAATAGAAGGATGAAGTTGGTCCAGAATCTTTGGACTAAGACAACAGACATGGACCATATTACACAGGGTGCCACTCTTATTGCAAAACTGGTTGGATTTGAAGGTCAAGAGCAAAGTTTGAAGGAAATGTTTGGGCTTCTCAATTTTGCACCACAGAACCTAAGCAGGGGGAAATTTTCTATATGGTTGCGCAGTGTGTTGTCTATTTTGTAA
- the LOC110601744 gene encoding kinesin-like protein KIN-7H isoform X1, translating into MGAADEEPIKGSSGDEEKTLVSVRLRPLNEKETARNDVSDWECINNNTVIYRNNLSVPESSLCPTVYTFDRVFRPESSTRQVYEEGAKEVALSVVNGINSSIFAYGQTSSGKTYTMDGITEYTVVDIYDYIDKHKNREFILKFSAMEIYNESVRDLLSMDTTPLRLLDDPERGTVVERLSEETLRDWNHFKELLSVCEAQRQIGETSMNETSSRSHQILRLTIESSACGDLGNDKSSTLAASVNFVDLAGSERASQSLSAGMRLKEGCHINRSLLTLGTVIRKLSLTRNYSNYASSLYVELKASLMALSHLPVIHQCTFRNTCLHNLKPLNVMSKGRNGHIPFRDSKLTRILQSSLGGNARTAIICTISPARSHVEQSRNTLLFANCAKEVTTNARVNVVVSDKALVKKLQRELARLESELRSTGSNFSTSEYTKVLREKDLQIEKLGREVLKLNQQLELVNSQVENLLRAVEDDGSSTISADPDHHYPKLRVQNSFKSENSVPYSSASEDPRFLDIRIRSFNASQCFAGDNSSNSDENFIQLVNFEENFVQTPKPSICTSSLVGDGLHGKDTEELTCENPGNLCKEVQCITTDESSEKRHGNSQMSESSPQRYAESNVSSPNVNTGTSGLTEAENEDRENQELESPQLKEEKELNCLYSDFILPSPEKPSPWLVEEGMSSSRSVKMIRSRSCRARLTSAPAYLFEKVEKNESTPPVGFGKIFKGRNKGSQRNFSALKKGHDAEESSSNGSLTSVGSAAVDGYQMQTTENAIDWKSTSSVSNSDAGMKYLIDHLEQETKSEVIQSAKSVKDVGLDPIQDDLDSAMKWASEFKRLQGEIIELWHVCSVSLVHRTYFFLLFKGDPTDSFYMEVELRKLSFLNDTFSQGKETLVDGRILSLTSSKRALNQERQMLCSQMQKKLSKEEREDIFLKWGISLSSSNRRMKLVQNLWTKTTDMDHITQGATLIAKLVGFEGQEQSLKEMFGLLNFAPQNLSRGKFSIWLRSVLSIL; encoded by the exons ATGGGGGCCGCTGATGAGGAGCCGATAAAGGGGTCCAGTGGTGATGAGGAAAAAACTCTTGTTTCAGTCCGCCTGAGGCCTTTGAATGAGAAGGAAACTGCAAGAAATGATGTATCAGATTGGGAATGCATCAACAATAACACTGTCATATACAGGAACAATCTTTCAGTTCCTGAGAGTTCCTTGTGCCCAACTGTCTATACATTTG ATAGAGTATTTAGGCCTGAATCCTCCACGAGGCAGGTGTATGAGGAAGGAGCTAAGGAGGTTGCACTTTCAGTTGTCAATGGTATAAACT CAAGTATATTTGCATATGGACAAACAAGTAGTGGAAAGACATATACTATGGATGGAATTACCGAGTACACTGTAGTAGATATTTATGATTATATAGACAAG CACAAGAATAGAGAGTTTATTTTGAAGTTTTCTGCTATGGAAATTTACAATGAATCTGTCCGAGACCTCCTTAGTATGGATACAACTCCTCTTCGACTTCTAGATGACCCTGAG AGAGGGACAGTTGTTGAGAGACTCTCAGAGGAGACTCTAAGGGACTGGAATCATTTCAAAGAGCTTCTATCTGTGTGTGAAG CTCAGAGACAAATAGGGGAGACATCCATGAATGAAACAAGTTCCAGATCTCATCAAATTCTGAGACTG ACAATTGAAAGTTCTGCATGCGGGGATTTAGGCAATGACAAGTCAAGCACCCTTGCAGCTAGCGTG AATTTTGTTGACCTAGCGGGAAGTGAGCGTGCATCTCAGTCTCTGTCAGCAGGCATGAGGTTAAAGGAAGGGTGCCACATAAATCGCAGTTTACTGACATTGGGGACTGTTATCCGTAAGCTAAG TCTAACGAGAAATTACAGCAATTATGCTTCATCACTTTATGTAGAACTAAAAGCATCCCTTATGGCCTTATCTCATCTTCCTGTCATCCACCAATGCACTTTTAGAAATACATGCCTGCACAATTTGAAGCCACTGAACGTAATGAG CAAAGGAAGAAATGGTCACATTCCTTTCAGAGATTCAAAGCTGACCCGCATATTACAGTCTTCCTTAGGAGGCAATGCTAGGACTGCCATTATCTGTACTATAAGCCCAGCACGATCCCATGTTGAGCAATCTAGGAACACCCTCCTGTTTGCCAATTGTGCTAAAGAAGTGACAACCAATGCACGTGTCAATGTTGTTGTATCTGATAAGGCACTCGTGAAGAAACTGCAAAGAGAATTAGCTAGATTGGAGAGTGAGTTGAGAAGTACAGGATCTAATTTCAGCACATCAGAATACACAAAAGTGCTGAGAGAAAAAGACCTTCAGATTGAAAAG CTAGGGAGAGAGGTTTTGAAGCTGAATCAGCAACTAGAACTGGTTAATTCCCAGGTGGAGAATCTCCTAAGAGCGGTTGAAGATGATGGATCTTCGACAATATCA GCAGATCCAGATCATCATTACCCTAAATTGCGAGtgcaaaattcatttaaatctGAAAATTCAGTGCCATATTCATCTGCATCAGAGGATCCTCGTTTCCTAGATATTCGCATCAGGTCTTTTAACGCTTCTCAGTGCTTTGCTGGAGACAATAGTAGCAATTCAGATGAGAACTTCATCCAACTTGTAAACTTTGAAGAGAATTTTGTTCAAACTCCGAAACCGTCAATTTGCACTTCTAGTCTTGTTGGTGATGGTTTGCATGGGAAGGATACCGAAGAACTGACTTGTGAAAATCCAGGCAATCTCTGCAAGGAAGTTCAGTGCATCACAACAGATGAGTCAAGTGAAAAAAGACATGGAAATTCTCAAATGTCAGAGTCTAGCCCACAGAGATATGCAGAATCAAATGTTTCATCGCCTAATGTAAACACAGGCACCTCAGGATTGACAGAGGCCGAGAATGAAGATAGAGAAAATCAAGAATTAGAGTCACCCCAACTGAAGGAAGAGAAAGAGCTGAATTGCTTGTATTCTGATTTTATATTACCGTCACCAGAAAAACCATCTCCATGGTTGGTGGAAGAAGGCATGTCTAGTTCTAGAAGTGTGAAGATGATCAGGAGTAGAAGTTGCAGAGCAAGATTGACGAGTGCACCGGCATATTTGTTTGAGAAGGTAGAAAAGAATGAAAGCACACCACCTGTGGGGTTTGGGAAAATTTTCAAAGGAAGAAATAAGGGTTCTCAAAGAAATTTTTCTGCACTGAAGAAGGGCCATGATGCTGAAGAATCATCAAGCAATGGCTCATTGACTTCTGTGGGTAGTGCTGCTGTTGATGGTTATCAAATGCAGACAACTGAAAATGCAATTGATTGGAAGAGCACTTCCAGCGTCAGTAACTCAGATGCAGGAATGAAGTACTTGATTGATCATTTG GAACAAGAAACAAAATCAGAAGTCATTCAATCAGCAAAGAGTGTAAAAGATGTAGGGTTGGATCCAATCCAAGATGACCTAGACAGTGCCATGAAGTGGGCTTCAGAATTTAAGAGGCTCCAAGGGGAGATTATTGAACTGTGGCATGTTTGCAGTGTCTCATTGGTTCACAGGACCTACTTCTTCCTTCTGTTTAAGGGTGATCCAACAGATTCTTTCTACATGGAGGTCGAGCTCAGGAAGCTCTCCTTCCTGAATGACACATTTTCCCAGGGTAAAGAAACTCTGGTTGATGGAAGAATTCTAAGTCTTACTTCAAG CAAGAGGGCTTTGAATCAAGAGAGGCAGATGCTGTGCAGCCAAATGCAGAAGAAACTCTCTAAAGAAGAGAGAGAGGATATTTTCCTTAAGTGGGGTATTTCATTGAGTTCAAGCAATAGAAGGATGAAGTTGGTCCAGAATCTTTGGACTAAGACAACAGACATGGACCATATTACACAGGGTGCCACTCTTATTGCAAAACTGGTTGGATTTGAAGGTCAAGAGCAAAGTTTGAAGGAAATGTTTGGGCTTCTCAATTTTGCACCACAGAACCTAAGCAGGGGGAAATTTTCTATATGGTTGCGCAGTGTGTTGTCTATTTTGTAA